The genomic window TACTCAACAGTAAGAGATGTGTAGTTACAATAGAAAAAGTGTACAAAAGTCACTACCAATTGATCAAATAATTACTGGGACATTACTGAATAAATGTTTCgatgtgttatgtatctatACATACACATGTTATgcaattcattgttcttcaaataggctggttgtccttttccttaataAGCCAAATATGCAGCTATAATTTGAATGAATACATAGACTGGAAGGAACACAACATGGGCCAGCAATTGTATCAGAGTAGCTGTTCCCCCCGCCCTGGCCACCCCTTGGCAACACCACTGTTTCCCTCTTCTTTACCAGTGTGTTTCTTCAATCACACTCTAAACATAACTACAGCCAAAAGACAGCTGGACTTAActgtctgtgtttaaaaaaagaaatccaaatGCAATCAAAATTACAACACATACAGCTTCAGAATCAGCTGATCCAAGTTCCCTGATTTGTAATCAACTGTTAGTTTCAGTATTAGCTAAAGAGAAACTGTGGTCAGACTGAATCAGAGCATGTGATGTAGCTGCACAGTTAAATCTGTACAGAGTTCTTAAAAAACTGCAGGTAAACAGGCCTGTGTACAGAAAGTGATGTACTGGAGTTGAGAAAAGCAGTGCAGGTCAGTGGTAACATTTCAAAAGCCGTTTTCTATTAGAGGAAATGTCGTAAGTAATACCAGCTACAAGGACTGGGTGTGTCAACCTTcctctgaaacaaacaaaccattTTTAACTTCCTGTCAAAGTCCACCTACAATCAGCGGCCCTAAGGAATAGAAAACAGACATGGTGGAACAAACCCCTTATATACCATGAAGTCACTTATGTGCATTGTTAGTGCTGACATGTTACATATACAGTTCATTCTCCTGCTTTTAACGATTAATGTGACCAGCAAGTATGACTAAAAGTATATGACTAACACAGTTTCTTTACTTCAGTTCCTCAGGTTCTGAAGAAGTGtgcagagtttattgaggagcATGGGATTGTGGACGGGATCTACAGACTGTCGGGGGTCACCTCAAATATCCAGCGTCTCAGGTACTCGTGCAACATGTACAGTAAAGTTTCTCAAAAACCTTGCGTCATAGAAATATTAGTCGTCAGATGATGAGACTTATGAGTGCAATACAAAGCAGTGTTTAAGCCTCATATTCTTTATGCTGGTGTATACATCCTGTTTGCTCCAGCTGTTCAGTAGAAATTCATGCCACTGTAACTCAAATATGATCTCAAATCACACCCATATAGTTAGCACTAGTCCAGCTACTTTTCTTGATCCCTGCAGGCTGAATAAATACCCATGGTTATCTCTAATTCACAGAATATTTTGCCACAGCAACATTAGTTGAATGGCTAGACCTCAATCTAACACACCAACGTACTGCAACAGAAGTTAGCAGGGGTGGTAACAATCAAAGCATTCAGCtaactgtgtgtgcatgtttttctctgtgtgtgtgtgtgtgtgtgtgcaggcaggaATTCTGCTCCGAGGCGTGCCCTGACCTTACAAAGGAAGTGTACCTCCAGGACATCCACTGTGTGGGTTCCTTATGTAAGCTGTTCTTCAGGGAGCTACCCAATCCTCTGCTCACATATGAGCTATACAGCAAATTCACTGTGAGTACATTCGATTCACATTTACAGCGAGAAGAAAAAATATCCTGCGTGGCCTACAAGCGGTTTTACGGCAGAGTCATGCTTTACAAAGAATAATTAGTAACAGATAGAATGGCAACACCAACACCACACGTCAATAAGCAGCATTTATACCACAGGATCACTTAGTATATTTGTGTCAGCACTATAAAGAGcttatttattatcattttctCGAGTGTGACCTCACTTCTCTGGCTCACCGTTGATTGAACTGTTTTCAACTCTTCCCTGGAGAGTACAGTACCAATAGCAGATGTCAAGCGAACTGTAAGCAGAACATGCTGCAGTACGTAATTACATAAAAGTTTGATTTACTATCATTAATCATCTCTGTTATTAAAACTTTTGCTGCCCGTAATCATAAAAATATGTCCCTGCATATACTGTATGACACGACAGATTGTAAGAGACTGAGTTATgatctgttttatgttttatgtgtgtgttttttgtgggaAAACAGGCTGGCCAGGCTGCTCTGGCAAGTAACAATTTGCTCTGATGCCCTGTGTGACTGAAGCTGGATttgaagatgaaaacattttgtttctggCCCTTTAAAAGCCCCCAATCTTTAAGGGTTTTCAAATACCTTCAACTTTGCGTCATTCAGACAAGAATATACGTTTATCCTACTATGTTATTCCCTACAGAAATCTAATATAACTGAGTAAATGTTCTTCTGTTGGCCTAATGTTCAAGTCAGAGTATTAAAGACCCAGTTTCTTTGGCATTGTTGgggaacactgatttgtaattaGAACAGCCCAGATTATTGTAGCATAGATTCAAACTGTGAACTCTACTCCAGCATAGTTAACAACAATAGGTTTCAAGATTAATGCTGTTTACGCCAAATTACTACCCTACCTGTGTTATGGGACTTAAAAAGCACATCAGACAAGCTTTGCCTCTTTTTAGGTGGCAGGACATGGGGCTGTGATGTAGTTTCAGACtgatgaagacagttggagAGCAATTCGATCCAAAATGTGTAGATATTTCCTCAAGaggatgatgttttttccttggCAACTATTGTTTTTCCGAAATGATGTACAGATTTTTAGGCTTTCTATTATCTAAAATGGTTGGAAAATAGTGCATATAGCTGCTGTAAATGTCCCTAGACCCTCCCTAAGTTTGGGCTGAGCCCTGAGTGTTTAAAACATCTAGCTCCGCCCTTAGTAATGTTAGTAATAAACCAAGagcaaaaaacattaaaagtacGCTATCCCGGAACTATTACAAATTTAACTGGCAACTTGTGTGGCCAAAATTTGGGTGACACAATCTCTACATTCAGTATGATAGTGAAGCTTTTGCTGGATGAACTGTAAATGTCAAAGAGACTTTTAGAGAGaagcaggagaggaggaaagtgtAAGACCTGGTTCATGCTTTCTGTGTAGCTTTTTGTGTACCCTGACAGTCATTAGCATACCTTGGCATTCATACATTTTATGCTGCTTGTGCCTGAAAACTCCAGTACTGCAGAGTTTCAGGAAAATATAGTTCCTCAGGTGGCATAatatgaaaaagaaacacacaccaaaaaccAGTTTTCCTGCTCTCGCCAAGTTGTCTTGGGAGGGATGAACTCAGTCTTAACAACATGAGCATTGAGCAGAATGTGTAAATTGTTAAATAGGTTGATAGATAGATTATTGATGAGAACACCTGAGTGATCTGGGATTATGTTGACTGTTAGAATGTGACATGCAATTCTGGAGTTAATCTATGTTCTTAGGCTGTTACATATAATGGCACAAGACTGCGCAAGAGCATGTATTAATAACTACCCATGTTGATGACCTCACGCATGACTTACAAATGCAGCTAACATGCTCAGCAGTTTGGGCCACAATCACATTAGTTTGACTGCACGCATACCGGCACgtctgtttacatttgttcAGCAGGGATAACTGGGTTGGGAAGCTTGAGGGAAGCATGCAGGGTCATACACGTTCATCATCACATGACTTATTCTGACATGGACATCTGTCTGATTTGCATGCAGGAAGCGGTCACGGTCCAGGGGGATCATGAGAGACTTTTGCACATTCAGAGGGTCATCAAAGAACTGCCGACGCCTCACTTCAGGTGAACTTCAGCCCTTTTCACTCTCAGCAGTAAAGACAATCGTACAACTGTCTGTTCTGTTTGTCAGGGTTTACAGCTAATGTTTGACAAGAAACGTTTGTCAACTCTCCTCAGGACTCTGGAGTACCTTACTAAGCACTTGGCCCACCTTGCCACCTTAAGCACCAAGACAAACATGCATACACGTAACCTGGCACTGGTTTGGGCTCCAAATCTGTTAAGGTGGGGATTCTTTCCAGTCTAAATAAAGTTTTTGCTCCTTTAACTTCAGAGTATTCATACTAAAAGCTCTCAtggatttctgtttttggaaaatgtgcatacatatatgtatttttttttcttctgaaatTCAAAGATTGTTTTCATCTCATTTTCTCAGATCTAAAGATATTGAGTCGTCATGTGGTAATGGAGACATGGCTTTCCAGGAGGTGCGGATACAGCAGTCAGTGGTTGAGTTTATTCTAAACCACACAGAGGAGATCTTCAGTGACTCTGCGCAAATCAAACCCAAAGAAGGTATGAATGCAAACAGATTATTTTGTGGGTGACTTATCCGGCATAAGGATTTGCTAATACACCACTGAAAAAACTGACTTCTTATACTTCCATAGGACCAAATTTGAAGTGTGGGGAGAAGTATGCCACACTACCGATCAGTGGCCAGTGTGGGCCAATGAAACTGATGAGCCTGGAAGAAGCACAGGCCCGCTCCTTAAGTCCAAACCATCCTGTGCATAGAGAACGCCAGCGAGAGAACAGTCTGCCTGATACCAGCACTGCCACGCTCTACCACACCGTCATAGACATATCAGACAGCAAGTATGAAAAATTTGGATTCAGTCCATTGAGAATGTTTGATGCATGTACGATAACTGTAACTGTTACTAGCTGTGGGATAGCACTGGGCATAAcaatctctgtttatctgtcagGAGGAAGTTTTCTGGGAAATCCAAGAAATGGAAGTCCATCTTCAATCTGGGACGGTCAGTGGACTCGAAGGGAAAACTGAGCCGGAATGGCAGCGTGTTCATAAGAGCACAGTCGACAGGTAAAATGTCTGACAATGATCAAACATATACATTTAAAGGAAAGGTCACTTGATGTATATGTGGTTCCTGCAGTCTAAAATAGTCTAGTGAACAATTAACTTCGCAAGCACACATCAGTAGAGCCCTACAGATAGTGGTAAGTTGTGAATGTGATTGACCAAGTACCGACCATGTAAGCTATAGAATGAGGAGTATAGATAAAGAACATATGTGTAGGACTATTATCAATAGCTTTATGATAATATGTTACACAGGTAGCTCAGAGGACACCActatacttttttctttttaaagaattttgttttttggactTGAAATACTACATAGTGTTACATCTGCTTGTAGAATTTATTCAGATGAAACAATCTAGTTTGgttgaacaaaaaaaattaaattgagTTGcaactttcattttttttacactcttcaaatacttaaaatgttttgtgaaagtgtgttaaaattatgtttttccaACAGAAAAGGCAGCTCTTCGGCCATCCAGGAGCATGGAGTCCTTGTGCTCCTTACCAACAGGTGGGACTAAAACCTACATATATCTATGTAAACACAAAACTTAATTTTGCAAACTACAAATGTTGCTATGAAATGGTGTTGCATCTATGACAGATATTTCCTTACAATTTTGCTTTATTACTTGTGTTATTTTTACTGTACAGATGATGACACCACAGGAAACAACAGTCCAGCTGGTGGCAGTTATGTTCCAGATGTAAAATCCAGAACGCTGGGATCAGACTCGCTCTATGACCTGAGTGAACACGACCAAAACTGGGAGTTTAAAGGGACGAAAGCTGACGGGGCAACAGGTGGCTGGAGCTCTAGCATGAACCAAAAGAGGTCGCCAAGTGCTTCTGCGCCCCCTCAAAAAACACTGCCAGAGCAACTGAAGGTGTACAAAGGTGACGACGTCAGCGGCTACAAGCCCACCTCTCCGAAAAACAGGAGGATGTTGTACTCAGGCTCCTCCCACAACAGCTCCTCTCGGCCCTCCTTCCCGGGAAGCTTCTTCCCGTTGGAGTCTTCGCCGAGGCATCAGCGCAGAGCCGTCAACATATCTGAGCCTTTTGCTGTATCCGTACCCCTACGTGTTTCAGCCGTTATCAGCTCTAACAGCACGCCATGCAGGACCCACGCCAAGGAAAAAGCAGCTTCTCTAAAACCCAGTAAAGAGAGCTCAGAGCCGACCAGCAGCATTAAAAAGAGCAACACTTTCCCCCAACTGGAATCTAAGAAGCAGGAAGgaacagagaagaaaaacatgGAGTTGACCTTGAGAGTCCCTCCAGAGGGTGAGGACTTCTTCCTTTATCTCACTTTTAAAATGGCTTGTCACGTTATAAAAGTCGTGATAggatgtcataaaaaaaaacaacctttttttttattcagatgCAAGCAAAGAAGTGGTGCAAGAAAGTCAAGGAGGGATGAATACTTCTGAACTGGAACCAGCGTTTCTTGCAAGTGCAAGAGAAGGCAAAGATGCAGTGCCATCTCCTGGGAAAGAAGTGCACAACCAGCAGATAACTATGCGACTGGTAAATCATGTAGTTGTGGTTCCACTTCAGCAGCGTTGCAAATGCCATCTTTCATCTGAGCTTAAGTGTTCTGTTGATTTTATCATCAAAAGAAGTTTCTCAAGATAAAAGGCTAAAAATATTTCAATCAAAATGTAAACTTCAGCAAATCAAACACCATGTGCTATCGGTATTTGTCTAATTGTTAGCACCCTCAGATTAATCATTGGTCCATCCAATACTCAGGTCAATACCGAGTCAAGTCAAATTTTGTCACATAACTGGAATTTAATTATCGGAGTCTCTATATATCCCTGCTTCAAAGTAAGAGAGGAAGCACTTGTTTGCACTATTTGAGTTACAATCCTCTGCACAAGTCTGTGAAAGTAGCAGACATAAAGAAGTCCCCATTACTGTGGCGGTGTCTCACTTCGCATTTGAATACAAGCTTTCCTAAGAGGCAAACAGTTTCCTAGTTTGACCTTACTTTCTATGTGACATCACTTTAGACAACAATGTCTATGAGTTTGGGAAGAATCTGTACAGCTCTCAGCTGCTTCAACAGCAGTGTCAAACCTAAACTTCAGCTAAGTTAACACtgcttagctagctagctgcccCACAGAATACATCAAGTCAATCAACTAACTGTGGTGTTACTGTGAAATATAATGTTAGGTGCTCTAACTAAAACAACATAAAGACCACAAAGTAACCATGATGTGGTCTGCATCACAAACAGAACATAGACAATGGTGTCTGGGTATCGGTTTGATGAGTGCCCATGTTAGCTGGATACTCTCAGCTAAATGCGTCGTGGGTGATTGTAGTGAACGCAGCTGTTGAAAACATGAACAGATTGCATAGGGGTCCTTGTAAAAGCCTTCAGTTTTACTTCTTGCTAAGTTACTATGAGCCATCACAGACACATTCACCTGAAAGTCACCAATTTACACAGTCACTCGTTAAACTAAAGCAACAGCAGCGCTACATTTAGTAGAAGTGACTTTTTTAGCCGTGGCAGAGATTCAAAATGTTTACACATTATGCCAAAGTTCGTCAGTTATTAACTGAATTAATTTAGATAATTGACAGTCTTCAGTGCTGTCACTGTCGGCAGCAGACACCAAGTACCGACATCTTGTCACTGCAGCAATGGCAGCAgcactggatggatggatttcttGTGAGCGACAAATACTGCTCAGATGTTTTGCCCTCATATCTTTGACTTGAACCAGCACATAAGGGTGATTATTATAATGAATGAGAAATGGTTGTGtataatctgtgtttttgtttgtttaccataTCTACAGGACAAGGGATCTTTGACTGAGAAAGATCTGTGGCCTGACCTCCACCAAGAACTGAAGATAACTGAACCTGAAATTGACCTGCTGGATGAGACTTTTAAACCTGTTTTTGGCTCCAAGAGCACCTGTGAGGGCATGAAGTTAACGATGGATGTTAAGTCAAAACGAAGCCACAGCTCTCCGTCTCTGTCGTTGTTATTCAGGGAGCAGTCTTCAAATACCTCTCTGAGTGATCGTGTAATCGCCACTGGATCGGACTCTGCAAAGAAACAACCCTCGGAGTCGGACATCTTATTTtctcttcacaaaagcacagaaAACATGCGTCCTGCTGACATGCTGGATGTGAAGGAGAAGAATCTGCATGTAAATATCACACCTTCAAACAAAGATGACACCAAACAGAGCCAGCCTCCTTTAAAGGAAACCTGCATCGATGAAACCATGAATCCTTTCACAATAGAAGATACTCCAATGGCTGTCGGCTTCTCAGCAGCAGAGGATACtaacaaaaaaacagggaaCCAGGAGGTTGCTCAAGGAGATGAAAGCATCACCTGTGACAAAGCAAAGACGAATCTGATTCCTGAGGAGGAGGTTATTCAGaggctgtcagtgtgtttggaGGAGAGGCAGAACACCTTGGAGCTGCCACACCTCGACTATGATGAAGGGAGTGGAGGAAATTCAGAGGAGCTGGACTTGGTGGAGCCTTGGGAGGATTTCAGCTCCAGCAAGCAGTGGGTTACCAGTCCTCTTCACTCACCTGATGTGGAGGAGTTGTTTAACCAGCTCTCACCCTTCAGCTCTCGTGGGGAAACTCCAATTTCATCTCCATCAGTGGATAACAACAAACAGTCTCTCATCAAGAGCACTGAACACTCCTCAGGCAACATTCCTCACACTACCACTGGCAAACCAGAAACTAAATATACATATTTGCCATCAGGGGTGAACAGCAGTAACACAACACAACCTCACACAGGGAAatgcaacacaacaaaacagaagaACACAGTGTCATCTCAGAGGTTTTATAGACAGATGTCTTTGGaggcagagagaagagaggagaactTCTTTTCGAAACATAGACCATATTCACTTAATTTAGACCTGGGACATCGATGCATCAGAGACATTTCTAATCAGCAAAACCGTAAGTCACCAGAGCTTTCGTCTTCTCAGAGAGGATTACTGACATCCTCTGAATCTGTACACAGCAGGCTGCCCTCAGAGCTCGAGCTGTTTCTGAGTGATCGCCAGGCGCCTCTACGCCGAAACTCTGCCCCAGTCAGTGTGTCATCGGTGCGAACAGCCTTCATGATAAAAACATGCCAGGCCAAAGCTGTGCCTGTCGTCCCTCCGAAGGTGCAGTACAGTCAGATACCTCCCTCCAGACACGAGAAGGACTCTGATGCAGCAAAGGAACAAGAAAAGGAACATCCTAAAATGCCTGCAGAGAAAAGCTACTCTGCACCTCCTCCCATGATGTCAGATctacaggaggagctggagaatAAAGAGCCTGCACCCAAACATCAAAAACACCCACATGTTGCTGAGTCTGCGAAGACCACATCTACGCCAGAGCTGCCAGTCATCACAAGGAGACACGCGCCCAGTCTGGAAGTGTTTGTAGATTGTCCCAGACCTAACAGAGGGAACCTCTTACAAAGACCATCCTTTAGGAACAGGCAGAGGCCTCAAAGTCTCATCCTGCTCAGCCCTCCTTTTCCCATCATGGACTATCCTCCGTCAGGAGACGACGGCAAactcctctcatccatcaagAGCCTTAACGACACGTCTGCAGTGAATGTTTTTTCTAAAGAGATGGCAGAGAATTTCAGAACGACGGAGGGGATCgctcttcaaaacaaaatgactattCCAAAAAGTGGACAGAGACTGGAAACATCAACCAGCTGCTTCTACCAGCCGCAGAGGAGGTCGATGATATTTGACAGCAGGAGCCACAGACAGATTGAGTGACTAGAGGTGCAGTCTCTGACCATGAGACTGATTGTATGTAAATAGATAGGAAGGAGAATAGGAAGCCATGATGTATGTGAAAGGCATTTAAAGGGGATctattatgcttttttttcttattttcttacaaatataaatgtaacaATATCAGacgttcatattaaatgtggccaaaatttcaaataatgaggtcaaaatatgtaaaagtaatctcTGTGAGCAAAaccctcaggcttcagaccatTCTAATGACTttgtttccaatgtttttttactactttagctccaagctgacgtcagctcgTGACAGGTTTCTTTATATGaccatctgctccaggcacactactgcaagtgtttacattatgtagcctacactgctacatgtagctacatgctagtATCAGGAAAACATGGTACCTTGGTTGCCattgttgttaatttctcccccgTTACGAATCATATTTAACATGTCCGGCTGTGCAGACTTTGGTTTAGAAGGTTTTattggggatttttcacagtagaaagtgcagc from Epinephelus lanceolatus isolate andai-2023 chromosome 11, ASM4190304v1, whole genome shotgun sequence includes these protein-coding regions:
- the arhgap31 gene encoding rho GTPase-activating protein 31, coding for MKNKGTKQKTKKKGSENAFGCDLTEHLQNSGQDVPQVLKKCAEFIEEHGIVDGIYRLSGVTSNIQRLRQEFCSEACPDLTKEVYLQDIHCVGSLCKLFFRELPNPLLTYELYSKFTEAVTVQGDHERLLHIQRVIKELPTPHFRTLEYLTKHLAHLATLSTKTNMHTRNLALVWAPNLLRSKDIESSCGNGDMAFQEVRIQQSVVEFILNHTEEIFSDSAQIKPKEGPNLKCGEKYATLPISGQCGPMKLMSLEEAQARSLSPNHPVHRERQRENSLPDTSTATLYHTVIDISDSKRKFSGKSKKWKSIFNLGRSVDSKGKLSRNGSVFIRAQSTEKAALRPSRSMESLCSLPTDDDTTGNNSPAGGSYVPDVKSRTLGSDSLYDLSEHDQNWEFKGTKADGATGGWSSSMNQKRSPSASAPPQKTLPEQLKVYKGDDVSGYKPTSPKNRRMLYSGSSHNSSSRPSFPGSFFPLESSPRHQRRAVNISEPFAVSVPLRVSAVISSNSTPCRTHAKEKAASLKPSKESSEPTSSIKKSNTFPQLESKKQEGTEKKNMELTLRVPPEDASKEVVQESQGGMNTSELEPAFLASAREGKDAVPSPGKEVHNQQITMRLDKGSLTEKDLWPDLHQELKITEPEIDLLDETFKPVFGSKSTCEGMKLTMDVKSKRSHSSPSLSLLFREQSSNTSLSDRVIATGSDSAKKQPSESDILFSLHKSTENMRPADMLDVKEKNLHVNITPSNKDDTKQSQPPLKETCIDETMNPFTIEDTPMAVGFSAAEDTNKKTGNQEVAQGDESITCDKAKTNLIPEEEVIQRLSVCLEERQNTLELPHLDYDEGSGGNSEELDLVEPWEDFSSSKQWVTSPLHSPDVEELFNQLSPFSSRGETPISSPSVDNNKQSLIKSTEHSSGNIPHTTTGKPETKYTYLPSGVNSSNTTQPHTGKCNTTKQKNTVSSQRFYRQMSLEAERREENFFSKHRPYSLNLDLGHRCIRDISNQQNRKSPELSSSQRGLLTSSESVHSRLPSELELFLSDRQAPLRRNSAPVSVSSVRTAFMIKTCQAKAVPVVPPKVQYSQIPPSRHEKDSDAAKEQEKEHPKMPAEKSYSAPPPMMSDLQEELENKEPAPKHQKHPHVAESAKTTSTPELPVITRRHAPSLEVFVDCPRPNRGNLLQRPSFRNRQRPQSLILLSPPFPIMDYPPSGDDGKLLSSIKSLNDTSAVNVFSKEMAENFRTTEGIALQNKMTIPKSGQRLETSTSCFYQPQRRSMIFDSRSHRQIE